The Streptomyces sp. TLI_105 DNA segment AGGAGGATGCCGTCGCCGCCCGTGCCAGGTCCGGGCCCGCCGTCCGGGGGAACGCCCGCACCGTCAGGACCCGCTCCTCGCCCGCGAAGGACACCGGCACCCGGTACGCGCCGGCCGGCACGCCCGCCGCCACCGACACCTCCAGGGGGACGCTGGTCCGCGCGCCGCGCTCCACCACGGCCTGCGCCGGCAGCCGCACCGCGATCCCCTTCGGGGCCTTCGCCGTCAGCGCCCCGCGCACCTCGCCCGCGCGCCGGCCCGTCAGCTCCACGTCCACCCGCTGCGCCGGACCGCCGATCTCCGCGTCCGCCTCGGTCCGGGCGAGTTCGAGACCGGCCCGCGGCCCGTCCGCGAACCACGGCACCAGCGAGCGCACCCCGGGCGCCGGAGCGTCGCCGCTCCACACGACCCGCAGCGCGTCCGCCGTCAGCCCCTTCAGCTCGGTCTGCGTCCACCCGGACGCCGACAGCGGGCCGAGCGGCCGCCAGCCCTCGCCCGGGACGTACGCCTCCACGCGCGCGTCCCCCCGGCCACCGGACCCGCCCGGCTCGGCCATGACCGTCAGGGCCTCCACGGGCCGCGCCCGGTCGAGCCGCACGGTGTACGAGCCGGGGGCGCGGTCGGCCCGGGCCGCCGGGGCCCGGTCGGCGCCGGTCCAGGCAGCGGACTCCGCCACCGCGCGCGTGAGGAACGGATCGAGGACCCCGGAGCCGACCGTCACCCGACTCGCCTTCAGTTCCTTCCGCTGCCCCTCCAGGTCCAGCTGCGCCCGCCAGGCCGCCGCGCCGTCGCCGCGCGCCTGGGCGAGGAGCATGTCGACCGCCGTCTCGCCCGCCCGGCCGTACCGGGAGAGCTGCTCGAGCCAGGGGCCCGTCTCGTCGTCGAAGGCGCCGCCGGCCGTGGCCGTGAGCCCCTCGGGGGCGCGGCGCATCACGGTGAACGCGGCCCGCAGCTCGCGCGCCGCCTTCTCCCGCGCGGCCGTGCCGGTGCTCGTGCGGGACGCCCAGAACACCGCCAGGAGCGGCTTCAGATAGGCCGACTCGCCCGACGGGTCGAGGATCGACGAGGAGCCGTTCCCGGCGAGCGCGCGCAGCGCCTCGCGGGCGGCGGGGTCCGGCCCCGCCAGGTCGTCCACCGCGGCCCGCCAGGACTCCTGGGGCCGGTAGCCCCTCGGGTTCCAGGCGTAGTCGGCGGTGGTGAAGAGCGGGACGCGGGAGGCCGCGGGCTGTTCCATGGCGTGCGCGAGGAAGGCGGCGGAGCCGGCGGCCACGGCGGGCTCGCGGCCCGTGGCCGGACCGAGGAAGAGCCGGTCCTGGGCGTAGTCGTTGACCGGGTAGTTGTCCATGGTGACCAGCGGGTGGTCGCCAAGGGCTGAGCGCGCGCCCGCCAGTTCGCGGCCGGTGATCGTGCGCGGGACGACGCCGACGCCCGTCCACGCCACCCGCACGTCCGCGTCGAGCGCCTCGGCGAGCTTCGTCCGGTACGCGCTCGCGCCGTCCTGGTAGTACTCCGTCGGCATCACGGTGAGCGGCTCGGCGTCCGGGTGCCGCTCGGCAAGGCGCCGGGCGACGGCGTTCGCCACGCGCGCGTGGGCGGTGGCCGCGGCCTCCGGGCCGCGCCCGAAGGCGTCGGCGTCCTTGTCGCAGTGCCACTCGTCGTAGGAGGCGTCCTGGAACTGGAGCTGGAAGGAGCGCACTCCGAGCTCCCACATCGCGTCCAGCTTCCGCGTCAGCGCCGTCACGTCGCCGTCCGAGGCCAGGCACATGGACTGGGCGGGCGCCACGGCCCAGCCGAGCGTCACGTGGTTCGCGCGGGCCCGCTCGGCGAGCGCGCGGAACTCGTCCCGCTGCGCGGCCGGGTAGGGCTCGCGCCACTGCGCCTGGCGGTACGGGTCGTCCCCGGGCGCGTACAGATAGCGGTTCTGCTTGGTCCGGCCCAGGAAGTCCAGCTGGGCGAGCCGCTGTTCCCGGGTCCAGGGACGGCCGTAGAAGCCTTCGGTGATGCCGCGCTCGGCCGTGCCGGGCCAGTCGCGGACGACGACGCCGGGGAT contains these protein-coding regions:
- a CDS encoding beta-N-acetylglucosaminidase domain-containing protein is translated as MHLGRRKRTATAVAAAVIGGLLGGAVPGSAQATPAAPATPTAPAAPATPAAPPSPSRTAPAALAAPVSPSAGATGSAPPAVWPRPQSLTAAGPSVRLGDEVTLLADADADPYALAALRALLRAAGVRTVHTGLPGRGPVLRAAGPSGEGAEEALTALRVPERLDLPRGGYRLATGRFQGRDTVVLDGVGEDGLFHAVQTLRQLLGTGREIPGVVVRDWPGTAERGITEGFYGRPWTREQRLAQLDFLGRTKQNRYLYAPGDDPYRQAQWREPYPAAQRDEFRALAERARANHVTLGWAVAPAQSMCLASDGDVTALTRKLDAMWELGVRSFQLQFQDASYDEWHCDKDADAFGRGPEAAATAHARVANAVARRLAERHPDAEPLTVMPTEYYQDGASAYRTKLAEALDADVRVAWTGVGVVPRTITGRELAGARSALGDHPLVTMDNYPVNDYAQDRLFLGPATGREPAVAAGSAAFLAHAMEQPAASRVPLFTTADYAWNPRGYRPQESWRAAVDDLAGPDPAAREALRALAGNGSSSILDPSGESAYLKPLLAVFWASRTSTGTAAREKAARELRAAFTVMRRAPEGLTATAGGAFDDETGPWLEQLSRYGRAGETAVDMLLAQARGDGAAAWRAQLDLEGQRKELKASRVTVGSGVLDPFLTRAVAESAAWTGADRAPAARADRAPGSYTVRLDRARPVEALTVMAEPGGSGGRGDARVEAYVPGEGWRPLGPLSASGWTQTELKGLTADALRVVWSGDAPAPGVRSLVPWFADGPRAGLELARTEADAEIGGPAQRVDVELTGRRAGEVRGALTAKAPKGIAVRLPAQAVVERGARTSVPLEVSVAAGVPAGAYRVPVSFAGEERVLTVRAFPRTAGPDLARAATASSSGDETPDFPASSAVDGDPATRWSSPAEDGAWWQLELPEPARIGQVVLHWQDAYASRYRVQVSADGRVWRTAATVADGRGGRESVRMDAADTRFLRVQGEARATRFGYSLWSVETYAVAPQKEPETPREPETPKEPEAPKAPSEGTPEERPAP